One window from the genome of Natrialba magadii ATCC 43099 encodes:
- a CDS encoding IclR family transcriptional regulator: MTDWKPGGPEPGDDESTIKSVDTSFAIVTALKERDSAGVTELADATGLSKSSVHKHLRSLLKHDFVVTDGDEYRLGLRYLDLGAHVRAQIPGSSEIKRKLRELAEQAGESAQFAVEERGKAVVLYREVSHGGVYSRGRVGRRFYMHQTAAGKALLSQFSEQWVREIVARHGLPATTPHTITDEDALFEELEEVRERGVAFNSEGSTEGLRSVAVPVSGPDGDVLGAFAVAGPTHRLEGERFETEIPDLLRSIVNELELNLAYS; the protein is encoded by the coding sequence ATGACTGACTGGAAACCGGGCGGTCCGGAGCCTGGAGACGATGAATCGACTATCAAGAGCGTCGATACCTCGTTCGCTATTGTTACAGCCCTGAAAGAGCGTGACAGTGCTGGCGTGACCGAGTTAGCGGACGCGACCGGACTCTCGAAGAGTTCGGTCCACAAACACCTGCGGTCGCTGTTGAAACACGATTTCGTGGTCACAGACGGCGACGAGTACCGACTCGGACTTCGGTATCTCGATCTGGGTGCTCACGTGCGAGCGCAGATACCGGGGTCGTCAGAGATCAAACGCAAACTGCGCGAACTCGCAGAGCAGGCTGGTGAAAGCGCCCAGTTCGCCGTCGAGGAGCGCGGCAAGGCCGTGGTCCTCTACCGGGAGGTGAGCCACGGCGGCGTCTACTCCCGCGGGCGCGTCGGCCGACGGTTCTACATGCACCAGACCGCTGCCGGAAAAGCACTGCTCTCACAGTTTTCCGAGCAGTGGGTCCGTGAAATCGTTGCCCGACACGGGCTCCCGGCAACGACTCCTCATACCATCACTGACGAGGACGCGCTGTTCGAAGAACTCGAGGAGGTACGGGAACGCGGCGTCGCGTTCAACAGCGAGGGAAGCACCGAGGGCCTTCGATCCGTCGCTGTGCCGGTTTCGGGACCCGATGGCGACGTTCTCGGGGCGTTCGCCGTCGCCGGGCCAACACACCGACTCGAGGGGGAGCGGTTCGAGACGGAGATTCCGGACCTCCTCCGTAGCATCGTCAACGAACTCGAGTTGAACCTGGCGTATTCGTGA
- a CDS encoding DUF309 domain-containing protein, with the protein MRDHLRAGIAIYNDGFYHAAHDAWEDHWLDLDSGTDDEQLLHGLIQATAAVHHAHTQNWEGAVGLAESALEYLADLPDTYRNVRLPPLRSFLAALAADPELVERRPPVRIEHEGDVPTRDDLGFDATAIAALVLAGELGYEAGVIEQGLEYAEHDLAAGEDDSAFISLLFDFVREDAHRGIVAQRLAGHVDRRQAKESDVEGLF; encoded by the coding sequence ATGCGCGACCACCTCCGGGCCGGCATCGCCATCTACAACGACGGCTTCTACCACGCCGCCCACGACGCCTGGGAAGACCACTGGCTCGACCTAGACAGTGGCACCGACGATGAACAACTACTCCACGGCCTCATCCAGGCCACCGCCGCCGTCCACCACGCGCACACGCAAAACTGGGAGGGCGCAGTTGGGCTGGCCGAAAGCGCACTCGAGTACCTCGCCGATCTCCCGGACACCTATCGCAACGTTCGACTCCCGCCCCTGCGCTCGTTCCTCGCCGCACTCGCCGCCGACCCCGAACTCGTCGAACGGCGTCCGCCCGTCCGCATCGAACACGAAGGCGACGTGCCGACGCGCGACGACCTCGGCTTCGACGCGACGGCGATTGCCGCGCTCGTCCTCGCCGGCGAACTCGGCTACGAGGCGGGAGTGATCGAGCAGGGACTCGAGTACGCCGAGCACGATCTGGCGGCGGGCGAGGACGACAGCGCGTTCATCTCGCTGCTGTTCGATTTCGTCCGCGAGGATGCTCACCGCGGAATTGTCGCCCAGCGGCTAGCGGGACACGTCGATCGGCGACAAGCGAAGGAGTCGGATGTGGAAGGACTGTTCTGA
- a CDS encoding aminopeptidase, producing MDERIREHAEVLVDWSARVEAGDNVVLSVGPDAHELAVAVAEKLGERGANLLATYSSGEVTRAYLRAHDDEFDENPSHERALMEETDVYLSIRGGRNTSATADVPGETRTAHRQARDEIREARYDTRWVSTVHPNRSLAQQANMAYEEYQEFAYDAILRDWESLADEMANMKDLLDEGSEVRLVSEGTDLTMSIEGRTAVNSAASVAYDSHNLPSGEVFTAPAATEGEVTFDVPMTLRGEAVRNVRLEFEDGEVVDYDADQGEAVIGDILDADEGARRLGELGIGMNRGIDRYTDNILFDEKMGDTIHLALGRAYDACLPEGETGNDSAVHVDMITDVSEESQLEIDGEVVQRDGQFRWNWDDE from the coding sequence ATGGACGAACGCATTCGCGAGCACGCGGAGGTACTGGTAGACTGGAGCGCCCGCGTCGAGGCCGGCGACAACGTCGTTCTCTCTGTCGGTCCCGACGCTCACGAACTCGCCGTCGCTGTCGCCGAGAAGCTCGGCGAGCGCGGCGCGAACCTCCTCGCGACCTACAGTTCCGGCGAGGTCACACGCGCGTACCTCCGAGCCCACGACGACGAGTTCGACGAGAACCCGAGTCACGAACGCGCGCTCATGGAGGAAACGGACGTCTACCTCTCGATTCGCGGCGGACGGAACACGAGCGCGACGGCAGACGTCCCCGGCGAGACCCGTACTGCACACCGCCAGGCTCGCGACGAGATCCGCGAGGCGCGCTACGATACACGCTGGGTGTCGACCGTCCACCCCAACCGCTCGCTCGCCCAGCAGGCTAACATGGCCTACGAGGAGTACCAGGAGTTCGCCTACGACGCCATCCTGCGCGACTGGGAGTCACTGGCCGACGAGATGGCGAACATGAAGGACCTCCTCGACGAGGGCTCCGAGGTCCGACTCGTCTCCGAGGGAACCGACCTCACGATGAGTATCGAGGGCCGAACGGCAGTCAACAGCGCCGCCTCGGTCGCCTACGACTCACACAACCTCCCGAGCGGCGAGGTCTTCACCGCGCCCGCCGCCACCGAAGGCGAGGTCACCTTCGACGTGCCGATGACGCTCCGCGGGGAGGCCGTCCGGAACGTCCGACTCGAGTTCGAGGACGGTGAGGTCGTCGACTACGACGCCGACCAGGGCGAAGCCGTCATTGGCGACATTCTCGACGCAGACGAGGGTGCGCGCCGCCTGGGCGAACTCGGAATTGGGATGAACCGCGGCATCGACCGCTATACGGACAACATCCTCTTCGACGAGAAGATGGGCGATACGATCCACCTGGCGCTCGGCCGGGCCTACGACGCCTGCCTGCCGGAGGGAGAGACGGGCAACGATTCGGCGGTCCACGTCGACATGATTACCGACGTGAGCGAGGAGTCGCAGCTCGAAATCGACGGCGAGGTCGTTCAGCGAGACGGCCAGTTCCGCTGGAACTGGGACGACGAGTAG